The Candidatus Sysuiplasma acidicola genome window below encodes:
- a CDS encoding dihydroorotate dehydrogenase electron transfer subunit has product MHTGKLEIVEITDITEECADVFTVMYRDRTKASPGQFIMVWAPGVNEVPMSLSFIGDEKGFTFRVLGKTTTALSRLGKGDRIGVRGVFGNSFRPVGSRILFIGGGTGVASIISAADLFSPGRRAVAAIGAKNRDGIFFAGRMKQAGADVLISTDDGSQGEKGFVTAVARRVLEREDFDTIIACGPELMLRRVAELASEFRTPAQISTERFMKCGIGICDACSLNGALVCRDGPVFDGEFLLGCDDFGRYRLSPCGARVPI; this is encoded by the coding sequence TTGCACACAGGCAAACTTGAGATCGTCGAAATTACAGACATCACTGAGGAGTGCGCTGATGTCTTTACCGTAATGTACAGGGACAGGACGAAAGCATCTCCAGGACAGTTCATTATGGTCTGGGCGCCGGGTGTCAACGAAGTGCCAATGTCCCTTTCATTCATTGGAGACGAAAAGGGGTTCACGTTCAGGGTACTGGGAAAGACAACCACCGCGCTCTCCAGACTCGGGAAGGGCGATCGGATCGGTGTCAGGGGCGTCTTCGGCAACTCCTTCAGACCCGTCGGCTCTCGCATACTTTTCATCGGCGGCGGAACCGGAGTCGCATCCATCATTTCAGCTGCAGACCTGTTTTCCCCCGGGAGGAGAGCAGTAGCGGCCATAGGCGCAAAGAACCGGGACGGCATATTCTTCGCCGGCAGGATGAAACAGGCCGGTGCTGATGTGCTCATTTCAACAGATGACGGAAGTCAGGGAGAGAAAGGGTTTGTGACTGCTGTCGCCAGACGAGTCCTGGAGCGTGAAGATTTTGACACGATAATTGCATGCGGTCCGGAACTGATGCTTCGCAGGGTGGCAGAGCTTGCGTCGGAGTTCAGGACGCCTGCCCAGATTTCGACTGAACGCTTCATGAAGTGCGGCATAGGCATTTGCGATGCCTGCTCCCTGAATGGTGCGCTTGTGTGCAGAGATGGCCCCGTTTTCGATGGAGAATTCCTGCTTGGATGTGATGATTTCGGCAGATACAGGCTTTCGCCCTGCGGGGCCAGAGTGCCAATCTGA
- a CDS encoding ABC transporter ATP-binding protein, which yields MAKVTIDNIVKTFGTTEVLKNINLEIKDGEFFILLGPSGCGKTTLLRIIAGLSEQSGGRLIIGDRDVSELSPRERNIAMVFQDYALYPHMTVEGNISFPLKMAKMRADEIKKRVAAITQLLRIGDFLKKKPKELSGGQRQRVAIGRALVRSPNVLLMDEPLSNLDAKLRTTMRFEIKRIQRETGITVIYVTHDQVEAMTMGDRIAILNEGVVKQCGTPFDIFHKPVDSFVATFTGSPPMNILDTPYVRKQLGIKDDVLVGVRPRAVSLSPAGGGAIIEAKHIGTDLLGNELLVHTTVADDDFIFLTSINERDAIVDNLKLYIRQENIYLFERATGSAIKFGQAE from the coding sequence TTGGCAAAAGTCACCATAGACAACATCGTAAAAACATTCGGAACGACAGAAGTTCTGAAAAACATAAATCTGGAAATCAAAGACGGTGAATTTTTCATATTGCTCGGTCCGTCAGGCTGCGGCAAAACGACGCTGCTCAGGATCATAGCGGGACTGTCTGAACAGAGCGGTGGCCGTCTGATCATTGGCGACAGAGATGTTTCCGAGCTTTCGCCGCGTGAGCGGAACATAGCCATGGTATTCCAGGATTATGCATTGTATCCGCACATGACCGTCGAAGGGAATATTTCATTCCCACTGAAAATGGCGAAGATGCGTGCCGACGAGATAAAGAAACGGGTAGCCGCCATTACTCAACTGCTGAGGATAGGAGACTTTCTCAAAAAAAAGCCGAAGGAACTGTCCGGGGGGCAGAGGCAGAGAGTAGCCATTGGAAGGGCGCTAGTCAGATCACCGAATGTGCTTTTGATGGATGAACCGCTGTCGAATCTGGACGCAAAACTCAGAACAACCATGCGTTTTGAGATAAAGCGCATACAGAGGGAGACGGGCATCACCGTGATTTACGTGACGCACGATCAGGTCGAGGCCATGACGATGGGGGACAGAATAGCAATACTCAACGAAGGCGTAGTCAAACAGTGCGGAACACCCTTCGACATCTTCCATAAACCGGTGGACTCTTTTGTGGCAACCTTCACAGGCTCGCCGCCAATGAACATACTCGACACACCCTATGTAAGGAAGCAGCTGGGCATAAAGGACGATGTGCTTGTGGGCGTAAGACCAAGGGCTGTTAGTCTTTCGCCTGCGGGCGGCGGTGCGATCATTGAGGCAAAGCACATAGGGACCGATCTTCTGGGAAACGAACTGCTTGTACACACTACGGTGGCAGATGATGATTTTATATTCCTCACAAGCATCAATGAGCGCGACGCAATCGTAGACAATCTGAAACTGTACATCAGGCAGGAAAACATATATCTTTTCGAGCGCGCAACCGGAAGCGCGATCAAATTCGGCCAGGCAGAGTGA
- a CDS encoding cobalamin B12-binding domain-containing protein: protein MQMPRKIRVMIAKPGLDGHDRGAKVVARALRDAGMEVIYTGLHQTPEQIVQAALQEDVDAIGLSCLSGAHDVLFPRVMELIKENGMDVLVTAGGIIPKEDLPMLKKSGIAAVFGPGTAIEEIVKFHREHIKQRT from the coding sequence ATGCAGATGCCGAGGAAGATTCGCGTTATGATTGCAAAGCCCGGCCTCGACGGTCACGACAGGGGAGCCAAAGTGGTTGCACGGGCACTGAGGGACGCGGGCATGGAGGTAATATACACGGGCCTGCACCAGACGCCCGAGCAGATCGTGCAGGCGGCGCTGCAGGAGGATGTGGATGCCATAGGACTGAGCTGTCTTTCGGGAGCGCACGATGTCCTCTTTCCAAGAGTCATGGAACTAATAAAAGAGAACGGGATGGACGTCCTTGTGACGGCCGGAGGCATCATACCCAAAGAGGACTTGCCCATGCTCAAGAAGAGCGGCATCGCTGCTGTTTTCGGACCCGGAACAGCCATAGAGGAAATTGTAAAATTTCACAGGGAACACATCAAGCAGAGAACATGA
- a CDS encoding carbohydrate ABC transporter permease — MAGTRRTVRDGVWYLLLLIITGFVLFPVYLIFLVAFADKRQVFVSVPTLIPTTYTLSNLTFAIHTLNIVGPLSMSVETATMVALICLAVGVPAAYSISKLPARIRYAMIMFLFVTEMVPEIQIAVPIAALFIRLGLMNTALGLALAQSSIAIPMITYILVGTFRTIPPNLAQSAAIDGAPKWRTFASVELPLALTGVSVAAILAWLFSWDEFIFAEILVPFNQTIPPKIFYYITRGAGGIPAADAYSIILILPVIAMTFFLQKYLRSDVMAGALK, encoded by the coding sequence ATGGCCGGCACGAGAAGGACAGTGCGGGATGGCGTGTGGTATCTGCTTTTGCTGATTATAACCGGGTTTGTACTCTTTCCGGTCTACCTTATTTTCCTTGTTGCGTTTGCCGATAAACGCCAGGTATTCGTCAGCGTACCCACGCTCATACCCACCACTTATACACTTTCAAATCTGACCTTTGCCATTCATACACTCAATATAGTCGGCCCCCTGTCTATGAGCGTTGAGACTGCGACAATGGTTGCCCTTATCTGTCTGGCGGTCGGCGTACCTGCGGCATATTCTATTTCCAAACTGCCTGCAAGAATAAGGTATGCAATGATAATGTTCCTCTTCGTTACTGAAATGGTTCCCGAGATACAGATTGCGGTTCCGATTGCCGCGCTCTTCATAAGACTCGGGCTGATGAATACTGCCCTTGGCCTTGCGCTGGCACAGAGTTCCATAGCCATACCGATGATAACATACATACTGGTGGGAACGTTCAGGACGATTCCGCCGAATCTGGCCCAATCTGCTGCGATAGACGGAGCACCTAAGTGGAGAACGTTCGCTTCGGTGGAACTGCCGCTTGCTCTGACAGGCGTTTCCGTGGCCGCCATACTGGCATGGCTCTTTTCATGGGACGAATTCATATTTGCAGAAATACTTGTGCCCTTCAACCAGACAATACCGCCGAAGATTTTTTATTATATAACGAGAGGAGCGGGAGGCATACCCGCTGCAGACGCCTATTCAATTATACTGATTCTGCCGGTCATTGCAATGACTTTTTTCCTGCAGAAATATCTGAGAAGCGACGTCATGGCCGGAGCGCTGAAGTGA
- the meaB gene encoding methylmalonyl Co-A mutase-associated GTPase MeaB: protein MNFRKLADDIMKGDRKSAARLISLVEDEEEGCGEAMKLLYEHARGVPVLGITGPPGVGKSTIVLEIAKRMRAQGMKLGIVAIDPTSPITGGAILGDRIRMTELFADPGVFIRSMGSRGGSGGLSSQAGSVVRILDALGCDTIIVETVGAGQTQVDIMGMADTIVVVTMPGTGDEVQSIKAGLLEIADIYVVNKCDLTGAMRTVSDIRSMLDLVEDWHGWKPPVLQTNAREGKGISELFDSIQKHHAFAGDSEHLASRKKAQLRRELQELVSRDITRKIFDNIGMKELDDMLCSMLERKSSPYSEAERMTAELVRKKHVTAR from the coding sequence TTGAACTTCCGCAAACTTGCCGATGACATAATGAAAGGCGACAGGAAATCCGCCGCAAGACTCATTTCACTTGTGGAGGACGAGGAAGAGGGATGCGGCGAGGCGATGAAGCTCCTCTACGAACATGCGAGGGGCGTGCCTGTGCTTGGCATAACGGGTCCCCCGGGAGTAGGGAAGAGCACCATCGTGCTCGAGATAGCGAAGAGAATGAGGGCTCAGGGAATGAAGCTGGGCATTGTCGCCATTGACCCCACGAGCCCCATTACAGGCGGCGCGATACTCGGTGACAGGATCAGGATGACAGAACTCTTTGCTGATCCTGGCGTATTCATAAGGAGCATGGGAAGCAGGGGCGGCAGCGGAGGCCTTTCGTCACAGGCAGGCAGCGTGGTGAGGATACTCGATGCGCTGGGATGCGACACCATAATAGTTGAAACAGTCGGCGCCGGACAGACGCAGGTAGACATAATGGGCATGGCAGACACGATAGTTGTTGTGACGATGCCGGGCACCGGAGATGAGGTGCAGTCAATAAAGGCAGGTCTGCTAGAAATTGCAGACATCTACGTAGTCAACAAATGCGATTTGACTGGCGCAATGAGGACTGTGAGCGATATCAGGTCCATGCTGGATCTCGTAGAAGACTGGCATGGATGGAAACCGCCTGTTCTGCAGACCAATGCGCGCGAAGGAAAGGGCATCAGCGAACTGTTCGACAGCATACAGAAACATCATGCATTCGCCGGTGATTCTGAACATCTCGCATCGAGGAAAAAGGCGCAGCTCAGGAGAGAGCTGCAGGAGCTCGTTTCCAGGGACATCACCAGGAAGATTTTTGACAACATCGGCATGAAGGAGCTCGATGATATGCTCTGCAGCATGCTGGAGAGAAAGTCAAGTCCTTATTCAGAAGCTGAGCGCATGACGGCAGAACTGGTGAGAAAGAAGCACGTGACAGCGAGATGA
- a CDS encoding methylmalonyl-CoA mutase family protein yields MALSLREKESDPADRNVLQETFREWKRKFDEEIRAGKQRRDKFYNLSWMEIEPLYTPQEDFDYDAKLGNPGHYPYTRGIHENMYTGKLWTMRQFAGFGSAAETNRRFKYLLSHGETGLSVAFDYPTLYGYDTDDPHSEGEFGKCGVAVSSLEDMQALFSGIPLDKVSTSMTINGPASVLWAMYIATGEAQNVPKSVLRGTIQNDVLKEYIAQKSFIFPPEPSMRLVLDTFEYGMKEVPLWNTISISGYHIREAGSTAVQELAFTLADGFEYVRQGIERGLDPNMFVPRLSFFFNAHNDFFEEIAKYRAARRIWAREMKERFGLKNERAMKLRFHTQTAGCSLTAEQPENNIVRVALQAMAAVFGGTQSLHTNSLDEALALPTEKAVRIALRTQQIIAYESGIPRVADPLGGSYYVEWLTDRMEEEAYAIFDDIEEYGGVIQAIEMGYFQKAITESSYRYQRELEKKERIIVGVNEYTVDEPLNVPILKLDPKGRDKQIERLKRLRNGRNKRRFQEAMDTLRKTAEGSANTMPAILAAVKAKATLGEVTGVLREVFGEYREQHII; encoded by the coding sequence ATGGCGCTTTCCCTCAGGGAAAAGGAATCCGACCCTGCAGACAGGAATGTATTGCAGGAAACATTCAGAGAATGGAAACGGAAATTCGATGAGGAGATAAGAGCCGGAAAGCAGCGAAGGGACAAATTCTACAATCTTTCCTGGATGGAAATAGAGCCTCTGTACACACCGCAGGAGGATTTTGATTATGATGCGAAACTCGGCAATCCCGGGCATTATCCCTACACAAGGGGTATTCACGAGAACATGTACACCGGCAAGTTATGGACCATGAGACAGTTCGCCGGTTTCGGCAGCGCAGCAGAGACAAACAGACGGTTCAAATACCTCCTTTCGCACGGCGAAACTGGACTCAGCGTGGCATTCGATTATCCGACGCTTTACGGTTACGATACCGACGATCCGCATTCCGAGGGGGAATTCGGGAAGTGCGGCGTCGCAGTCTCTTCGCTCGAGGACATGCAGGCGCTCTTCAGCGGGATACCGCTCGATAAGGTCAGCACCTCCATGACGATTAACGGCCCCGCATCCGTGCTGTGGGCCATGTACATAGCCACTGGCGAAGCGCAGAATGTGCCGAAGAGTGTGCTTAGGGGCACCATACAGAACGACGTGCTGAAGGAATACATAGCCCAGAAGAGCTTCATCTTTCCGCCTGAGCCGTCAATGAGGCTCGTGCTTGACACGTTTGAATATGGCATGAAGGAAGTTCCGCTCTGGAACACAATAAGCATAAGCGGCTACCACATCAGGGAAGCGGGCTCGACAGCCGTCCAGGAACTTGCTTTCACGCTCGCCGATGGCTTCGAGTATGTGAGACAGGGGATAGAGAGGGGACTGGACCCGAACATGTTCGTTCCGAGACTTTCGTTCTTCTTCAACGCGCACAACGACTTCTTCGAGGAGATAGCGAAATACAGGGCAGCGAGGAGGATTTGGGCACGTGAGATGAAGGAGAGATTCGGCCTGAAAAATGAGCGTGCGATGAAACTCCGTTTCCACACGCAGACTGCTGGCTGTTCTCTTACGGCCGAGCAGCCTGAAAACAACATCGTCAGGGTGGCGCTTCAGGCCATGGCCGCCGTATTCGGAGGGACACAGTCGCTGCACACGAATTCACTTGACGAAGCCCTTGCACTACCAACCGAGAAGGCAGTCAGAATAGCTCTGAGAACACAGCAGATAATAGCATATGAGAGCGGGATTCCGCGCGTGGCAGACCCGCTCGGCGGCTCCTACTATGTCGAGTGGCTGACGGACAGGATGGAGGAGGAAGCGTACGCAATATTTGACGATATTGAAGAATACGGTGGGGTCATACAGGCAATAGAGATGGGTTATTTTCAGAAGGCCATCACAGAGTCGTCGTACAGGTATCAGAGGGAGCTGGAGAAAAAAGAGAGAATCATCGTAGGCGTCAATGAGTATACAGTTGACGAGCCGCTCAATGTTCCGATTCTGAAGCTGGATCCGAAGGGTCGCGACAAGCAAATCGAGCGGTTGAAAAGACTCAGAAACGGACGGAACAAGCGCAGATTCCAGGAAGCAATGGACACGCTCAGAAAGACAGCGGAAGGAAGCGCCAACACAATGCCGGCGATCTTAGCTGCCGTAAAGGCTAAGGCGACGCTGGGTGAGGTCACAGGAGTACTGCGCGAAGTTTTCGGCGAATACAGGGAGCAGCACATTATCTGA
- a CDS encoding extracellular solute-binding protein, which produces MFSTKNMKSRKGAMAGKTIAVAVIIIFIVAAVAGALYLTSSKHPTSSSKTTLTINWSLAGTEGAYMSTKVIPMFERAYPNITVKYSTLSASTIISSLLSQESAHHVSVNIIEEDNLEMGALVSQGLVTPLNPYLSQLEAMNGGTTGTTSSGTIIPAYYKEGLFNGTYYFFPFRGNVQLAYYNQSALTKAGATVQPTNATNLMTDMVLLNSKGYSHPFNMQGHGGASTPTQVFQWMAEFGGNPMVFNDTGDIAALTYLQNMMRAGLMSPNNATGYWGSYKGLVSDNYQYINQWPYVTSLLGGLGMNNTTFAPSSGTRYNLGVAPVFAGPNNNAQYVVGGDVLGIPANSPNVWASLDWLKFVNSYQIQRDLLMNLSWPVVNELAYNNLPSSISYLFNYFHYEETHGIFRPAVPWMTQWNSVFDVAWGVIIGSNGNVTKALGQAHSSMLNYLKIYYSSDVSPYQSGAYYPSGNYTGPT; this is translated from the coding sequence ATGTTTTCGACAAAGAACATGAAAAGCAGAAAGGGAGCGATGGCAGGAAAGACAATTGCAGTTGCAGTCATAATAATATTCATAGTAGCTGCCGTTGCGGGAGCACTGTATCTCACTTCCAGCAAACATCCTACTTCATCGTCTAAAACCACACTTACAATAAACTGGAGTCTGGCCGGAACGGAGGGCGCTTACATGTCGACGAAGGTTATTCCCATGTTTGAGAGGGCATATCCAAACATAACCGTGAAATATTCGACATTGAGCGCATCAACAATTATCAGCTCATTACTGTCCCAGGAATCTGCCCACCATGTAAGCGTCAATATTATCGAGGAAGACAATCTGGAGATGGGAGCACTCGTTTCCCAGGGTCTGGTAACACCGCTCAACCCCTATCTCAGCCAGCTTGAAGCAATGAATGGCGGCACAACGGGAACAACATCGAGCGGGACCATCATACCTGCATACTACAAAGAGGGGCTTTTCAACGGCACATACTACTTCTTCCCGTTCAGGGGAAACGTTCAGCTTGCATATTACAACCAGTCTGCTTTGACAAAGGCAGGCGCTACGGTTCAGCCGACCAACGCCACGAATCTGATGACTGATATGGTGCTTCTCAACAGTAAGGGGTATTCTCATCCGTTCAACATGCAGGGACACGGCGGCGCGAGCACACCGACACAGGTATTTCAGTGGATGGCCGAGTTTGGCGGTAATCCGATGGTCTTCAATGACACCGGAGACATTGCGGCACTTACATACCTGCAGAACATGATGAGAGCGGGACTCATGTCACCGAACAATGCGACAGGTTACTGGGGCTCATACAAGGGACTTGTGTCCGACAATTATCAATACATTAACCAGTGGCCCTATGTCACCAGCCTTCTGGGAGGACTGGGAATGAACAACACGACATTCGCACCCAGCAGCGGAACCAGATATAACCTTGGAGTGGCACCGGTATTTGCAGGTCCAAACAACAACGCACAATACGTCGTCGGCGGAGATGTTCTGGGCATACCGGCCAACTCACCGAATGTGTGGGCTTCTCTTGACTGGCTGAAATTTGTGAACAGCTATCAGATTCAGAGAGATCTTCTGATGAACCTGAGCTGGCCCGTGGTCAATGAGCTTGCATACAACAATCTGCCTTCCAGCATCAGCTATCTGTTCAACTATTTCCATTATGAGGAAACCCACGGCATATTCAGGCCTGCGGTGCCATGGATGACACAGTGGAACTCTGTGTTTGACGTGGCGTGGGGAGTAATAATCGGCAGCAACGGCAATGTGACCAAGGCACTTGGCCAGGCACACTCCAGCATGCTGAATTACCTCAAGATATACTATTCCAGCGATGTCTCCCCATACCAGAGCGGAGCGTACTATCCGTCGGGCAACTACACAGGTCCCACATGA
- a CDS encoding dihydroorotate dehydrogenase: MLASGILGETAESMMRALKNGAGGVVTKSIGMEPRDGYLNPTVYSFQEGLLNAMGLPNPGMENYKQVIEKLKKESGGIVIGSIFGKDEQEFGALAKTMSSLKVDGLELNLSCPHAKGVGSEIGSDPDMVERVVKSARTHASVPVWAKLTPNTDSISSLAISAEKGGADAIVAINTVRAMAISARLRMPVLSNRYGGLSGKAVKHVGLRCVYEIYESVHIPVIGVGGIYTGEDAAEYLMAGASAFEIGTAVAERGPQVFSAVNRQLFAFMKKEHFSTIGEMIGIAHRQT; the protein is encoded by the coding sequence ATGCTGGCGAGCGGTATTCTTGGCGAAACAGCAGAGTCGATGATGCGTGCCCTGAAGAACGGTGCCGGGGGAGTGGTGACAAAATCAATAGGAATGGAGCCGAGAGATGGCTATCTTAATCCCACGGTCTACTCATTTCAGGAAGGATTACTGAATGCGATGGGTCTTCCGAATCCCGGCATGGAAAATTACAAACAGGTTATAGAAAAGCTGAAGAAAGAATCCGGCGGAATCGTCATAGGAAGTATTTTTGGAAAGGATGAGCAGGAATTTGGAGCTCTTGCGAAGACCATGTCTTCTCTGAAGGTCGATGGACTGGAATTGAATCTCAGCTGCCCTCATGCAAAAGGTGTTGGTTCGGAGATTGGAAGCGATCCTGACATGGTTGAACGTGTGGTCAAAAGCGCCAGGACGCATGCCTCTGTTCCGGTGTGGGCGAAGCTCACTCCAAACACAGACAGCATATCCTCACTCGCAATATCCGCAGAGAAAGGTGGCGCAGACGCCATAGTTGCGATCAACACAGTCAGAGCAATGGCGATTTCGGCAAGGCTGAGGATGCCTGTACTGTCGAACAGGTACGGCGGGCTGTCGGGAAAGGCAGTGAAGCACGTGGGCCTGCGCTGCGTTTACGAAATTTATGAATCCGTGCATATACCAGTCATAGGAGTGGGCGGCATCTATACCGGCGAGGATGCAGCCGAATACCTGATGGCAGGAGCATCTGCGTTTGAGATCGGAACGGCCGTCGCAGAAAGAGGGCCTCAGGTATTTTCGGCGGTTAACAGACAACTTTTTGCCTTCATGAAGAAAGAACATTTCAGCACCATCGGAGAGATGATAGGCATTGCACACAGGCAAACTTGA
- a CDS encoding sugar ABC transporter permease, which produces MVSVITIYPILSGIFLGFSEFSGKVGLANYRYVFSTYGVVDAIINTVLIVVTALTIQFLLALLTALLLNRDFRGRGFFRTVIMVPFGVATVVSGIAFTFIFSPSGWYLNSMLIHLGLISTSIDWIRPIPRAIISIALADSWKNFPLIMLILLGGLSSIPQSQYESAAIDGAGFIKQFVYITLPGLYPFIMIAVTIRLIQEVNILSLPLVLTGYTPAFLGTLSFQIYESFSLGSANQAAAVATILLGIVVLLVTLYIFVSRRLGMEG; this is translated from the coding sequence ATGGTTTCTGTCATTACGATTTATCCTATCCTCAGCGGTATCTTCCTCGGCTTTTCAGAATTCTCAGGTAAGGTGGGACTGGCCAATTACAGATATGTATTTTCCACGTACGGCGTTGTTGACGCGATAATAAACACGGTGTTAATTGTTGTTACAGCCCTGACCATCCAGTTCCTGCTCGCCCTATTGACAGCGCTGCTCCTCAACAGGGATTTCCGCGGAAGGGGCTTTTTCAGAACGGTCATAATGGTGCCTTTCGGCGTGGCCACGGTGGTGAGCGGTATAGCCTTCACATTCATTTTCTCACCATCAGGGTGGTATCTGAATTCAATGCTGATTCACCTGGGCCTGATAAGCACAAGCATTGACTGGATAAGACCGATTCCAAGAGCAATCATTTCAATAGCTCTTGCGGATTCCTGGAAAAACTTTCCACTCATCATGCTCATATTGCTGGGGGGGCTGTCGTCGATTCCGCAGAGCCAGTATGAGTCTGCTGCGATAGACGGAGCCGGTTTCATAAAACAATTTGTCTACATCACCCTTCCGGGCCTGTATCCGTTCATCATGATAGCCGTAACAATCAGACTGATACAGGAAGTCAATATACTGTCTCTGCCGCTCGTGCTTACGGGATATACGCCTGCATTCCTTGGAACACTGTCATTCCAGATTTACGAGTCGTTCAGTCTGGGTTCTGCAAATCAGGCTGCCGCCGTTGCCACAATATTGCTTGGCATAGTGGTATTGCTCGTCACTTTGTACATCTTCGTTTCCAGAAGACTTGGCATGGAGGGGTAG